GAGGGGAGCATTCTGGAGTTACTATCCAACATTATCAATGTTGACTTCGTTTTTTCTATGTTgaaatatctttccttttatgaTTGTTGTTTTAGGACTTCTAATTAGTGCACATGTGTGTTAGTTCCTCTAATCTATTTAAGTGTCCGCTAATATTTCTTTCATAATACAAATAGTTGGATTTGACTTTCAGTTATTTCAAAGTACTTcgggttttttaatatttgattgctTCTTGACTAGTTTGAAATcccctttttaattttctccagtgttttaatgttttataactTGCATGTCCTATTTCAGTGTATTACAAGGAAGGTGTGTCTGTTTCATCATTCAGCACTAAACTCCCCTCCTTTTCAAAATTTTGGGTTCACTTCATCTGCATCTCCTGAGCCTACTGAAAAGGAGCAGGGGAGTGCTGTAGACTCCAATTGTGATCCCACAAATGCAGagtcaagaaaaacaaatggaagTGCAGACCTTTCTGATCAGACAGAAGATTCAGTTTTGCATGAGACCAAAGAGTCAGGTTTCAACTCAGAGTCCCAACAAACCATATCCCGATCTGTTAAAAGGAGGAGAGGTACTAAACGAACTGCCTATTCTGATTCAGATTCTGAGGCCGGGAGTGATCTATCTATGGATGATTTGGTGAAGCTTGTGGCGGAGAAGGAGGAACTCCTGGAGGCAAAACATAAGGAGATTGAGACGATGCAAGATAAAGTTCTCCGCGCATATGCTGAAATGGAAAATGTCAAGGAAAGAACAAAACGCGAAGCAGAGAACTCTAAAAAGTTTGCTATACAGGTCAACTTCACCTAATGACGGCATGCTTTTCTTCCTTCCTgtcattctttttttgttggaaatgtGGATTCATTAATTATCTTTTTGGTTATTCCTGTATCTGGAATTTTAACTGAATGTGTTCTCAAAATATGTGCCTCAGAATTTTGCAAAGAGCCTACTTGATGTTGCAGACAATTTGGGAAGAGCTTCATCAGTTGTCAAAGGCAATTTCTCAAAAATCGATGTTTCTAATGACACTGCCCAGGTAGTGCCACTCCTTAAGACGCTTTTGGAAGGAGTTGAAATGACTGAGAAACAGCTTGGAGAGGTAACATTTCTTGTTACATGATCAGCCATCACCTCACCTCACCTCACAGCCTTCTCTTTATGTATACATTCTGCGTTGGTATTAAATCATTACTCAAACAACCATGTGATGTTTTGGATTTCAGGTATTTAAGAAGTATGGAGTAGAGAAATTTGATCCAACAAATGAGCCATTTGATCCACATAGGCATAATGCAATATTCCAGGTTCCAGATGCTTCTAAGCCTCCAGGGACAGTAGCTGCTGTTCTCAAGGTATTCATTGATTATAATCAAGCTCTTTTATTGATTAACCAAATAGCTCACATTGCAAACCATTTGATTGAAATTATTGCTGTACAGTTTCTTTATATTTCATCAGCTGGAAAACAATATTCAGTTATTGATATGTGATTATGATTttcattgtttctttttgttattgttcATTGTTGCAACTAGAATTATTTCTCGGGGAATGCTAGCAGTAGTCAGTTGACAGCTTTTCACAACAGTCGCCTTAATATTAAGCCATGTAGTAAGTGCAGAGTTAGAAAGGAACACGGGAAACCAGTTACACTTGCTATATTAACTTTATACTTTTAAATCGTAAAAGAATCCTCCCCCCCAGCCTGTGTCATTCTCCCCttaaatcattttatcaaaCTGAGAATTTTGAAACCATGTGTGAACTGTGAAGAGACAGACCCAAAGTATAAATAGAACGGTGAAACAGACGAAcccttttctttgtattttcagTTTCTTTCCTACTTCCGGCTA
The sequence above is drawn from the Populus alba chromosome 15, ASM523922v2, whole genome shotgun sequence genome and encodes:
- the LOC118033492 gene encoding grpE protein homolog 1, mitochondrial isoform X2, with amino-acid sequence MLMNRMLSRLSRSVGRRSLVPHSPSPSHNHHLLPILSHQFHSLVHEYGYPDKCITRKVCLFHHSALNSPPFQNFGFTSSASPEPTEKEQGSAVDSNCDPTNAESRKTNGSADLSDQTEDSVLHETKESDSEAGSDLSMDDLVKLVAEKEELLEAKHKEIETMQDKVLRAYAEMENVKERTKREAENSKKFAIQNFAKSLLDVADNLGRASSVVKGNFSKIDVSNDTAQVVPLLKTLLEGVEMTEKQLGEVFKKYGVEKFDPTNEPFDPHRHNAIFQVPDASKPPGTVAAVLKAGYMLHDRVIRPAEVGVTQEVENGAEANE
- the LOC118033492 gene encoding grpE protein homolog 2, mitochondrial isoform X1; amino-acid sequence: MLMNRMLSRLSRSVGRRSLVPHSPSPSHNHHLLPILSHQFHSLVHEYGYPDKCITRKVCLFHHSALNSPPFQNFGFTSSASPEPTEKEQGSAVDSNCDPTNAESRKTNGSADLSDQTEDSVLHETKESGFNSESQQTISRSVKRRRGTKRTAYSDSDSEAGSDLSMDDLVKLVAEKEELLEAKHKEIETMQDKVLRAYAEMENVKERTKREAENSKKFAIQNFAKSLLDVADNLGRASSVVKGNFSKIDVSNDTAQVVPLLKTLLEGVEMTEKQLGEVFKKYGVEKFDPTNEPFDPHRHNAIFQVPDASKPPGTVAAVLKAGYMLHDRVIRPAEVGVTQEVENGAEANE